A portion of the Staphylococcus felis genome contains these proteins:
- the cas2 gene encoding CRISPR-associated endonuclease Cas2: MFDLPVETSLEKRAYRQFVKFLTHEGYVRMQYSIYSKLIFNSNTLKYQIEKLKAHVPSSGMVQTLVVTENQFSNMNYLVGEQPKGRVGLSSERMIEL; this comes from the coding sequence ATGTTCGATTTACCTGTAGAAACGTCACTTGAGAAACGCGCCTATCGACAGTTTGTTAAATTTTTAACGCATGAAGGTTACGTCAGAATGCAATACTCAATTTATAGTAAATTAATCTTCAATAGTAACACTTTAAAATATCAAATTGAAAAGCTTAAAGCGCATGTCCCATCAAGTGGTATGGTGCAAACGCTCGTAGTTACAGAAAACCAATTCTCAAATATGAACTATTTAGTAGGAGAACAACCTAAAGGACGTGTAGGATTAAGTTCAGAAAGAATGATTGAACTATGA
- the cas1 gene encoding type II CRISPR-associated endonuclease Cas1 has translation MHFNKILEEGFHRGYDNAQNAALDYGYQVLLAILARTIVSKGYLTELGIKHKNEFNMYNLASDFMEIFRPLVDYYVLKNIKEKFETKEKRAILNILNKKLKIGPKQYYLVNAIEIYLDSLFKYLSSGDIEVIRIPTWTY, from the coding sequence ATTCACTTTAATAAAATATTAGAAGAAGGTTTTCATAGAGGATATGATAATGCACAAAATGCAGCACTAGACTATGGATATCAAGTCTTATTAGCAATTCTTGCTAGGACAATAGTGAGCAAAGGCTACTTAACTGAATTAGGAATAAAGCATAAAAATGAATTTAACATGTATAACTTAGCATCCGACTTTATGGAGATTTTTAGACCACTTGTTGATTATTATGTTTTAAAAAATATTAAAGAAAAGTTTGAAACCAAAGAAAAAAGAGCCATACTTAATATATTAAATAAAAAATTAAAAATAGGACCTAAACAATACTATTTAGTAAATGCTATCGAAATTTATCTAGACAGTTTATTCAAATATTTATCAAGTGGAGATATTGAAGTGATTCGAATTCCAACTTGGACCTATTAA
- a CDS encoding IS3 family transposase (programmed frameshift): MTRERRTFSPEFKLQMVKLYENGKPRNEIAREYDLTPSALGKWIKQHQNTGSFNHQDNLTNEEKELRKLRKENQQLKMENDIFKASSADHGTKIDVIRKNANKYSVSAMCKVLQISRSSYYYEINKSPNVEKDDRDKEISDKIIEIFNSNRKCFGTRRIKNELIKNGLNVSRRRIGRIMKANKLVSSYTTSKYKSFPSRSSEREINNELNQSFNRKEPLEVLVSDLTYVKVAGKWHYICLFIDLFNREIVGHSAGSKKDSTLVSKALSSIRHDLRDVQMFHTDRGKEFDNHMIDDVLDTFGIKRSLSMKGCPYDNAVAESTFKALKTEFIKQYDFKSINHLKLELFDYVNWYNNIRPHSALNYLTPKAYKDSFYKNCLEIC; the protein is encoded by the exons ATGACAAGAGAAAGAAGAACTTTTAGTCCTGAATTTAAATTACAAATGGTAAAGCTTTATGAAAATGGTAAGCCTAGAAATGAAATTGCTCGTGAATATGATTTAACACCTTCGGCGTTAGGGAAATGGATTAAGCAACATCAAAATACTGGTTCATTTAACCATCAAGATAACTTAACTAATGAAGAAAAAGAACTAAGAAAATTACGTAAAGAAAATCAACAATTGAAAATGGAAAATGATATTT TTAAAGCAAGCAGCGCTGATCATGGGACGAAAATAGATGTCATTCGAAAGAATGCCAATAAATATTCAGTATCAGCAATGTGCAAAGTCCTGCAAATCTCTAGAAGTAGTTACTATTACGAAATTAACAAATCACCCAACGTTGAAAAAGATGATCGAGATAAGGAAATTAGCGATAAAATTATCGAGATTTTCAATTCTAATCGCAAATGTTTTGGAACAAGAAGGATTAAAAATGAACTTATCAAAAATGGTTTAAATGTCTCAAGACGACGTATAGGACGCATTATGAAAGCAAATAAATTAGTATCTTCTTATACGACATCGAAGTATAAATCATTTCCTTCTCGCTCAAGTGAACGCGAAATCAATAATGAATTAAATCAAAGTTTCAATAGAAAAGAACCATTGGAAGTTCTTGTCAGTGATTTGACATATGTAAAAGTGGCTGGAAAATGGCATTACATATGTTTATTTATTGATCTTTTTAACCGTGAGATTGTTGGGCATAGCGCAGGCTCAAAGAAAGATAGCACGCTTGTATCCAAGGCACTTAGTAGCATTAGACACGATTTAAGAGACGTACAAATGTTTCACACTGACAGAGGAAAAGAGTTTGATAATCACATGATTGATGATGTACTAGATACCTTTGGTATCAAAAGATCTTTAAGCATGAAAGGATGTCCATATGACAACGCAGTAGCTGAAAGTACATTTAAAGCGTTAAAAACTGAATTCATTAAACAGTATGATTTTAAATCTATTAATCACTTAAAACTCGAATTGTTTGATTATGTTAATTGGTATAACAACATTCGACCTCATAGTGCATTAAATTATCTGACGCCGAAAGCGTACAAAGATAGTTTCTATAAAAACTGTCTAGAAATCTGTTGA
- a CDS encoding VOC family protein, with product MNGAIHHLEIYVEDINKTRNFYEWLLPKLGYMLYQDWKNGFSFKLDKTYIVFVEVEEEYKKYGYHRKRIGLNHIAFSVSDRNKVDYISNILLDNGINILYEDKHPYAGGENHYAVYFEDPNRIKLEIVSKE from the coding sequence ATGAATGGGGCTATACATCATTTAGAAATATATGTAGAAGATATAAATAAAACTAGAAATTTTTATGAATGGTTATTACCTAAGCTAGGTTATATGCTTTACCAAGATTGGAAAAATGGTTTTAGTTTCAAATTAGATAAAACTTATATTGTTTTTGTAGAAGTCGAAGAGGAGTATAAAAAGTATGGATATCATAGGAAAAGAATTGGATTAAATCACATAGCTTTCAGTGTTTCTGATAGAAATAAAGTAGATTACATAAGTAATATTTTATTAGATAACGGCATAAATATTTTGTACGAAGATAAACACCCATATGCTGGTGGTGAGAATCATTATGCTGTTTACTTTGAAGATCCAAATAGGATAAAATTAGAAATTGTAAGCAAGGAGTGA
- a CDS encoding S8 family serine peptidase produces the protein MSFGFTNYDHTLSKKLDELVKSGTIVIASSGNNLGGKSDFPATKSNIVSVGGLDKDLKISKH, from the coding sequence ATGAGCTTTGGTTTTACAAATTATGACCATACACTTTCTAAGAAATTAGACGAATTAGTTAAATCAGGAACTATTGTTATAGCATCTTCAGGAAACAATTTAGGTGGTAAAAGTGATTTCCCAGCAACAAAATCAAACATTGTATCTGTCGGCGGCTTAGATAAAGATTTAAAAATATCAAAGCATTGA
- a CDS encoding DUF3969 family protein, giving the protein MLIFENKEQLEKFTLITIHGLFYQLKHNLISIENAEHIIFTPYMMEELSSLNVNSEIIDLIHKGTELEDLEAFDLSVQETVSEFMKKTEKLLKNYQHVDFNEKILKDWNIERNI; this is encoded by the coding sequence ATGCTAATATTTGAAAACAAAGAACAACTTGAAAAATTCACTTTAATAACTATTCATGGTTTATTTTATCAACTTAAGCACAATCTTATTTCAATAGAAAATGCAGAACATATAATTTTCACCCCCTATATGATGGAGGAACTTTCTTCTTTAAACGTAAATTCAGAAATAATCGATTTAATTCATAAAGGTACAGAACTGGAAGATTTAGAAGCATTTGATTTATCTGTTCAAGAAACTGTTTCTGAATTTATGAAAAAAACAGAAAAGCTATTAAAAAACTATCAGCATGTAGATTTTAATGAAAAGATACTGAAAGATTGGAATATAGAAAGAAATATTTAA
- the smpB gene encoding SsrA-binding protein SmpB gives MPKPKTGKGTLAVNRKASHDYNIEDTIEAGIALQGTEIKSIRRGSANLKDSYAQVKRGEIFLHNMHIAPYEEGNRFNHDPRRVRKLLLHKREILKLGDQTREVGYSIIPLKLYLKHGNCKVLLGVARGKKKYDKRQALKEKAVKRDMDRAMKQKY, from the coding sequence ATGCCAAAACCCAAAACAGGAAAAGGCACCTTAGCAGTCAATCGTAAGGCAAGCCATGATTATAACATTGAAGATACGATTGAAGCGGGCATTGCGTTACAAGGTACCGAAATCAAGTCGATACGTCGTGGAAGTGCGAACTTAAAAGATAGTTACGCACAAGTTAAACGTGGCGAAATCTTTCTTCACAATATGCATATTGCACCTTATGAAGAAGGGAATCGTTTTAATCACGACCCTAGACGAGTGCGAAAATTATTATTGCATAAACGTGAAATTTTAAAGCTAGGCGATCAAACACGTGAAGTAGGCTATTCAATTATTCCATTAAAGTTATATCTTAAACATGGTAATTGTAAAGTTCTATTAGGTGTAGCACGTGGTAAGAAAAAATATGATAAACGTCAAGCATTAAAAGAAAAAGCAGTGAAGCGAGATATGGATCGTGCGATGAAACAAAAGTATTAA
- the rnr gene encoding ribonuclease R — protein sequence MNLKEDVKAIIQRSDYEPLSVSDFQDELGLSSADSFRDLIKVLVELEQAGILTRTKQDRYQKKTSKKGLIRGTLSQNKKGFAFLRPDDKEMEDIFIPPTKINRAMDGDTVIVEVKKSRGDFRSGKVEGEVKSIENHSVKQVVGTFSEARHFGFVIPDDKRIMQDIFIPKGQDLGAVEGHKVLVQISKYSDGTNNPEGHISAILGHKNDPGVDILSIIYQHGIEIEFPEAVMKEAEAVPETIAPEEIEGRRDLRNDLTITIDGADAKDLDDAIALKKLPNGNTELTVSIADVSYYVKEGSALDQEAYNRATSVYLVDRVIPMIPHRLSNGICSLNPNVDRLTLSCRMEFDAQAKVVDYEIFDSVIHSNTRMTYRAVNQIITDQDPNVRKQYQEIVPMLDLAKDLSQRLIDMRKQRGEIDFDIKEAKVVVNDEGIPQDVLTRERGEGERLIESFMLAANETVAEHFYKKEVPFIYRVHEQPKSDRLAQFFDFITNFGIMVKGTGEDIHPRTLQNISEEIAGRPEDMVISTMMLRSMQQAHYDADNLGHFGLAADYYTHFTSPIRRYPDLIVHRLIRKYLIEQSMDSKARQQWEDRLPEMAEHTSNRERRAIDAERDTDDLKKAEYMIQHIGDEFEGIISSVANFGMFVELPNTIEGLVNMQNMTDDYYRFDERQMALIGERKAQVYRIGDTVKVKVIHVDIDERQIDFQIVGMPIDLGGHRDRKARGTTIQAKTKGKQFDNKKKDKKKRKQRKGKNARKREKSGNTDYKPFYKSKKVKNKARKKKK from the coding sequence ATGAATTTAAAAGAAGATGTCAAAGCCATTATCCAACGTTCAGATTATGAGCCACTGTCTGTATCAGACTTTCAAGATGAACTCGGACTGAGTAGTGCTGATTCATTTCGTGATTTAATCAAAGTGCTCGTCGAATTAGAACAGGCAGGAATATTAACAAGAACGAAACAAGACCGTTATCAAAAGAAAACGTCGAAAAAAGGATTAATCAGAGGAACGCTCAGCCAAAATAAAAAAGGTTTTGCATTTTTGAGACCTGACGATAAAGAGATGGAAGACATATTTATCCCCCCAACAAAAATTAACCGTGCTATGGACGGGGATACGGTCATTGTAGAAGTGAAGAAGTCTCGCGGTGATTTTCGCAGTGGCAAAGTGGAAGGCGAAGTTAAATCAATTGAAAACCACTCTGTCAAACAAGTAGTAGGAACGTTTTCTGAAGCGCGTCACTTCGGATTTGTCATTCCTGATGATAAGCGTATTATGCAGGATATTTTTATTCCAAAAGGACAAGATTTAGGTGCTGTTGAAGGTCATAAAGTGCTAGTTCAAATATCCAAATATTCAGATGGGACAAATAACCCAGAAGGTCACATATCGGCCATTTTAGGACATAAAAATGATCCGGGTGTCGATATTTTATCGATTATTTATCAGCACGGTATTGAGATAGAATTTCCTGAAGCTGTTATGAAAGAAGCTGAAGCAGTTCCAGAAACAATAGCACCTGAGGAAATTGAAGGCCGACGCGACTTACGTAATGACTTAACAATCACTATCGATGGTGCGGATGCTAAAGATTTAGATGATGCGATTGCTCTAAAAAAGTTACCTAATGGGAATACAGAACTAACAGTTAGCATTGCCGATGTAAGTTACTATGTCAAAGAAGGCTCAGCATTAGACCAAGAAGCGTATAATCGAGCTACAAGTGTATATTTAGTAGATCGTGTTATTCCAATGATACCGCATCGTTTAAGTAACGGTATTTGCTCATTAAATCCAAATGTTGATCGACTGACTTTAAGTTGTCGTATGGAGTTTGATGCGCAAGCTAAAGTCGTGGATTATGAGATTTTCGATAGCGTGATTCATTCTAACACACGTATGACGTATCGAGCAGTGAATCAAATAATTACGGATCAAGATCCAAACGTTCGTAAACAATATCAAGAGATCGTTCCTATGTTGGATTTAGCCAAAGACTTATCACAACGTTTGATTGATATGCGTAAACAACGTGGTGAAATTGATTTTGATATTAAGGAAGCTAAAGTTGTTGTCAATGATGAAGGCATTCCTCAAGATGTGTTAACACGTGAACGTGGTGAAGGGGAACGATTAATTGAATCCTTTATGTTAGCAGCGAACGAAACAGTGGCAGAGCATTTTTATAAAAAGGAAGTCCCATTTATTTATCGTGTACATGAGCAACCTAAGTCAGACCGTTTGGCGCAGTTCTTTGATTTTATTACTAATTTTGGCATTATGGTCAAAGGTACGGGTGAAGATATTCATCCGCGTACTTTACAAAACATCAGTGAAGAAATAGCAGGACGTCCTGAAGATATGGTCATTTCGACAATGATGTTGAGATCAATGCAACAAGCGCACTACGATGCCGATAATTTAGGACATTTTGGCTTAGCTGCTGACTATTATACGCATTTCACATCACCGATACGTCGTTATCCAGATTTGATTGTACATCGATTAATTCGGAAGTATCTTATTGAACAGTCGATGGATAGTAAGGCACGTCAACAGTGGGAAGATCGATTGCCTGAAATGGCTGAACACACGTCAAACCGAGAACGTCGCGCAATTGATGCTGAACGAGATACAGATGATCTTAAAAAGGCTGAATATATGATTCAACATATTGGTGATGAGTTTGAAGGTATCATTAGCTCTGTTGCGAATTTTGGCATGTTTGTGGAATTGCCAAACACTATAGAAGGCCTTGTTAATATGCAAAATATGACAGATGATTATTATCGTTTTGATGAGCGTCAAATGGCATTAATCGGGGAACGAAAAGCTCAAGTTTATCGCATTGGTGATACAGTCAAAGTGAAGGTCATCCATGTTGATATAGATGAGAGACAAATTGATTTTCAAATTGTAGGTATGCCAATTGATTTAGGTGGTCATCGTGATCGCAAAGCGAGAGGTACAACCATTCAAGCGAAAACAAAAGGCAAACAGTTTGACAACAAGAAAAAGGATAAAAAGAAGCGTAAGCAGCGTAAAGGCAAAAATGCAAGAAAACGTGAAAAATCAGGCAACACAGATTACAAGCCTTTTTATAAAAGTAAAAAAGTTAAAAATAAAGCACGTAAAAAGAAAAAATAA
- a CDS encoding alpha/beta hydrolase yields the protein MKIQLPKPFFFEEGRRAVLLLHGFTGNSSDVRQLGRYLQKKGYTSYAPHYEGHAEPPENILQSSPHVWYKDALDGYDYLVEQGYDEIAVAGLSLGGVFALKLSLNRSVKGIVTMCTPMYIKTEGSMYEGVLEYARNFKKYEGKADAIIDQEMEQFHPTNTLKELQQTIQSVREAVDEVVEPLLVIQSEKDDMINPDSANIIYDEALSDDKHLSWYHDSGHVITIDKEKEKVFEEVFQFLETLDWSN from the coding sequence ATGAAAATACAACTACCAAAACCATTCTTTTTTGAAGAAGGACGTCGTGCAGTATTGCTATTGCATGGATTTACTGGAAATAGTTCAGACGTGCGTCAACTTGGGCGCTATCTCCAAAAAAAGGGTTACACATCGTATGCACCACATTATGAAGGGCATGCAGAACCACCTGAAAATATACTACAATCTAGCCCACACGTGTGGTACAAAGATGCTCTAGATGGCTATGATTATCTTGTAGAACAAGGTTATGATGAAATTGCGGTTGCTGGACTATCATTAGGGGGTGTCTTTGCACTTAAATTAAGCTTAAATCGCAGTGTAAAGGGTATTGTAACTATGTGTACACCCATGTACATTAAGACAGAAGGATCGATGTACGAAGGTGTATTGGAATATGCACGAAACTTCAAAAAATACGAAGGTAAGGCGGATGCAATCATTGATCAAGAAATGGAACAGTTTCATCCGACAAATACATTGAAAGAGCTTCAACAAACCATTCAAAGTGTGCGTGAAGCAGTAGATGAAGTCGTCGAGCCTTTACTTGTTATACAATCTGAAAAGGACGACATGATCAATCCTGATTCTGCAAATATCATTTACGATGAAGCGTTGTCAGATGACAAACATTTATCGTGGTATCATGACTCAGGTCATGTGATTACCATTGATAAAGAAAAGGAAAAAGTGTTTGAAGAGGTATTTCAATTTTTAGAAACATTAGATTGGTCAAATTAA
- the secG gene encoding preprotein translocase subunit SecG — protein MHTFFVVLLIIDCIALITVVLLQEGKSNGLSGAISGGAEQLFGKQKQRGVDLFLHRLTIVLSIIFFVLMLGISYFNM, from the coding sequence ATGCATACATTTTTTGTTGTATTACTGATTATTGACTGTATCGCACTCATCACGGTTGTTTTACTACAAGAAGGTAAGAGTAATGGTTTATCAGGTGCTATCAGTGGTGGCGCTGAACAGTTATTCGGTAAACAAAAGCAACGTGGTGTAGATTTATTTTTGCATAGATTGACAATTGTACTATCGATTATTTTCTTTGTATTAATGTTAGGTATTAGTTATTTTAACATGTAA